Proteins from one Deltaproteobacteria bacterium genomic window:
- a CDS encoding molybdopterin molybdotransferase MoeA, producing MAHRPHIGFEDARSIVRDTLSPLSPLEVSIFDASELIAHEDMVARVDCPSLSSSMKDGFAVVSIDLTDAREDAPKRLSVTGMLAAGRRSPLKVRSGTTVRIMTGAPLPEGADAVLSEEYARVEGETILCLREAEAGRNVLFRGSDVRMGEPVVRKGQFLAPAVTGFMAAAGIDRAWVVPLPKVGVVATGAEVVMPGCSLRPGELYASNLITLICWLKHFRMKTRFASAPDREADIRAAIESVVRDVDVLLTSGGAWRSERDLTVRVLEEMGWNPLFRGVRMGPGKAVTFGLLDGIPVFCLPGGPPSNEMAFLQIVLPGLMIMGARPKAPFRDEVVRLADRVTGDKTWTQFIYADLVEREGERWAAPLRLKSRLRSQACARAVIRIQEGRESIEEGSAVSVQILGEPQA from the coding sequence ATGGCACATCGACCTCACATCGGTTTTGAAGACGCCCGGTCCATTGTACGGGATACCCTTTCACCTCTGAGCCCGCTGGAAGTTTCCATTTTCGATGCGAGCGAATTGATCGCTCACGAAGACATGGTGGCGCGCGTGGACTGCCCCTCTCTCTCCTCCTCCATGAAGGATGGTTTCGCCGTTGTCTCGATTGACCTGACGGATGCTCGGGAAGACGCTCCCAAACGGCTTTCGGTCACTGGGATGTTGGCGGCGGGTCGTCGAAGTCCACTGAAGGTGAGGTCCGGAACCACGGTAAGGATCATGACGGGCGCCCCTCTCCCTGAGGGGGCCGATGCCGTTCTTTCAGAGGAATACGCGCGGGTTGAGGGGGAAACGATCCTCTGTTTGCGGGAAGCGGAAGCCGGAAGAAATGTTCTGTTTCGGGGAAGCGACGTCAGGATGGGGGAGCCGGTGGTGCGAAAGGGACAGTTTTTGGCCCCCGCGGTCACCGGCTTCATGGCGGCTGCGGGCATTGACCGCGCGTGGGTGGTCCCATTACCTAAAGTGGGCGTTGTCGCCACGGGCGCGGAAGTAGTGATGCCCGGCTGTTCTCTACGGCCCGGCGAATTGTACGCCAGCAACCTGATCACCCTGATATGCTGGTTGAAACACTTCAGAATGAAGACCCGGTTCGCGTCGGCTCCGGATCGCGAGGCGGATATCCGGGCGGCGATTGAATCCGTAGTGAGAGACGTCGATGTATTGCTCACAAGCGGAGGCGCCTGGAGAAGCGAACGAGATCTTACTGTACGGGTCCTCGAAGAAATGGGTTGGAATCCCCTGTTTCGCGGTGTTCGGATGGGTCCGGGTAAGGCAGTGACGTTCGGGCTGCTGGACGGAATACCCGTATTCTGTCTGCCGGGCGGCCCCCCTTCAAATGAGATGGCTTTCCTGCAGATCGTGTTGCCGGGGTTGATGATCATGGGTGCTCGGCCAAAGGCGCCTTTTCGTGATGAAGTGGTGCGCCTGGCGGACCGTGTGACCGGCGACAAAACATGGACCCAATTCATATATGCCGATCTGGTGGAAAGAGAAGGCGAGCGGTGGGCCGCTCCTCTTCGTCTTAAGAGCCGGCTTCGCAGTCAAGCTTGCGCCCGGGCCGTGATCCGGATTCAGGAGGGTAGGGAATCGATCGAGGAGGGGAGCGCTGTTTCGGTTCAAATCTTAGGTGAACCCCAAGCCTAA
- the mobB gene encoding molybdopterin-guanine dinucleotide biosynthesis protein B, which yields MTRPKSGPAVVSIVGKSNSGKTTLIEKLLPRLAKRGIRVGTVKHDVHGFQMDREGKDSYRHKKAGALITVISSPRQIGMVRDVDHDHRIEELVDRYFPDVDLVLTEGYKREKWPKVEVHRKELRRSLISTADEGLIVVMSDEDLSVEVPCFHLDDVDALAEFLVYTFHLDDAMDDQNG from the coding sequence ATGACAAGACCGAAGTCCGGTCCCGCAGTGGTATCCATCGTAGGAAAATCCAATTCAGGAAAAACTACGCTGATAGAGAAACTCCTTCCCCGCCTTGCCAAAAGAGGCATCCGGGTGGGAACGGTCAAACACGATGTGCACGGTTTTCAGATGGACCGGGAGGGCAAGGATAGCTATAGACACAAGAAGGCCGGAGCTCTGATCACCGTGATCTCGTCTCCTCGTCAAATCGGAATGGTTCGGGACGTTGACCATGACCATCGGATTGAAGAACTGGTGGACCGGTATTTCCCGGACGTTGATTTAGTCCTGACGGAAGGATACAAGCGCGAGAAGTGGCCCAAAGTGGAAGTACATCGAAAAGAACTCCGAAGAAGCCTTATCAGCACCGCGGACGAAGGTCTGATCGTCGTGATGAGCGACGAGGACCTGAGCGTGGAGGTTCCCTGTTTTCATCTCGACGATGTCGATGCTTTGGCCGAGTTTCTCGTATACACATTTCACCTTGACGACGCAATGGACGATCAGAATGGGTAA
- a CDS encoding response regulator codes for MKKILIVDDEEHIRLLYSEELADEGYEVITADGGHKLLERIEKEKPDLVVLDIKMVEYNGLDLLQDIRNQYYELPVVLCTAYDAFKEDIKSVAADYYVVKSFDLTELKQTIKKALEAGVQKD; via the coding sequence ATGAAAAAAATACTCATAGTGGATGATGAGGAGCATATTCGACTTCTATATTCCGAGGAATTGGCGGACGAGGGGTACGAAGTTATTACGGCGGACGGCGGTCATAAGCTTCTGGAACGCATCGAGAAAGAGAAACCGGACCTGGTGGTGCTCGACATCAAAATGGTCGAATATAATGGTCTGGATCTGTTGCAGGATATCAGAAATCAGTATTACGAGCTTCCGGTAGTTTTGTGTACGGCCTATGACGCCTTTAAAGAGGATATCAAGAGCGTTGCCGCGGACTATTACGTGGTGAAATCGTTCGATTTGACCGAGTTGAAGCAGACCATAAAGAAAGCTTTGGAAGCCGGAGTTCAGAAAGACTAG
- the lptG gene encoding LPS export ABC transporter permease LptG: protein MNTISRYLVQEFLKTFLLCLASFVCIYIIVDFFERVDNFLEAKVSLWVMAEYIVFKTPLMVQQVLPAAVLMGTTLSIGIMARNREFTMFRANGLSFYRLLVPLLLFSVCISFFLFFLNETILPLANQKTNYIFRIQVQKRPLNTLYRNERFWYRGKGVIFHVVLYDAPSQSLKGVTLYRFAENHGLQQRIDAREARWKNGEWQFIDGLKQELLPNKGIKSERFETLDIPLEERPSDFSHIIRDPDEMSFAELRNYIRKIKREGYNSIGYRADLHHKIAFPFVCVIMALVGYPLALRTRSSGTVAVGVGMSIGLAFLYWVLLSLSLSFGRSGILPPLLSAWMANLTFLSAGFLMLASLKQ, encoded by the coding sequence GTGAATACGATCAGCAGGTACTTGGTTCAAGAGTTCTTGAAAACCTTCCTTTTGTGTCTGGCCTCGTTTGTCTGCATTTATATTATTGTAGACTTTTTCGAGCGGGTGGACAACTTTCTGGAAGCCAAGGTCTCCCTGTGGGTCATGGCCGAATACATCGTCTTCAAAACCCCACTGATGGTGCAACAGGTTTTGCCCGCCGCCGTCTTGATGGGCACGACTCTCTCCATCGGTATTATGGCCAGAAATCGAGAGTTCACCATGTTCCGGGCCAATGGACTGAGTTTCTATAGATTATTGGTTCCCTTGCTTCTTTTCAGCGTTTGCATTTCGTTCTTCTTATTTTTTTTGAACGAAACCATTCTCCCCTTGGCCAACCAGAAGACGAACTACATCTTTCGTATTCAGGTCCAGAAACGCCCCCTCAACACTCTGTATCGAAACGAGCGATTCTGGTACAGGGGGAAGGGGGTTATATTCCACGTGGTACTTTACGACGCCCCTTCGCAGAGTCTAAAGGGGGTTACATTGTACCGCTTTGCGGAAAACCACGGATTGCAACAGCGGATAGACGCCCGTGAAGCCCGCTGGAAGAACGGCGAATGGCAGTTCATAGATGGCCTTAAGCAGGAGCTGCTTCCCAATAAAGGCATTAAATCAGAGAGGTTCGAAACTCTCGACATCCCCCTCGAGGAACGACCAAGCGACTTCAGCCACATCATACGCGATCCGGATGAAATGTCCTTTGCCGAGCTTAGAAACTACATTCGGAAGATCAAACGTGAAGGCTATAATTCGATAGGCTACCGCGCAGATCTTCATCACAAGATCGCCTTCCCGTTTGTTTGTGTGATCATGGCCCTCGTCGGGTATCCACTGGCCTTACGAACCAGGAGCAGCGGCACCGTGGCCGTTGGCGTCGGCATGAGCATCGGACTGGCGTTTCTCTACTGGGTCCTGTTGAGTCTCAGTCTGTCATTCGGGCGCTCGGGCATACTGCCTCCCCTTCTATCCGCCTGGATGGCAAACCTTACTTTTCTCTCAGCAGGCTTTCTGATGTTGGCCAGTCTAAAGCAATGA
- a CDS encoding deoxyguanosinetriphosphate triphosphohydrolase has protein sequence MLIRNELEELERRELSRYAAKSAESRGRMRPEPECDLRPAFQHDRDRIVHSKAFRRLKHKTQVFLAPAGDHYRTRLTHTLEVSQIARTIARCLRLNESLTEAVALGHDLGHTPFGHAGEDVLNRIVKGGFSHHKQSLRVVDELEMAGRGLNLTLEVRDGILKHSKGRGPILRDPGEGGPITLEGEVVRVADIVAYICHDLEDAERGGVVKPGSIPSICEKVLGSTSSERIGSMVRDVVTRTRESDDGTLHMSSSVTEAMSDLRDFLYERVYEDPWVRSSFVRASKVLAELYECFLRDDALFENEIGQASPRVSRERAVCDFIAGMTDRYALDLYERIFLPKPWGVF, from the coding sequence ATGTTGATCAGGAATGAACTGGAGGAACTGGAGCGCAGGGAACTTTCGCGCTATGCGGCCAAGAGCGCGGAATCTCGAGGCCGAATGAGGCCGGAGCCGGAATGCGATCTGCGGCCGGCGTTTCAGCATGATCGGGACCGCATTGTGCACTCGAAGGCCTTCCGGCGACTTAAACACAAGACACAAGTATTTCTGGCGCCGGCGGGCGATCACTACCGCACGCGTCTGACGCACACGCTCGAGGTTTCCCAGATCGCCCGAACCATTGCCCGATGTCTGAGGCTTAATGAATCCCTCACCGAGGCCGTTGCCCTGGGTCACGACTTGGGGCACACTCCCTTCGGGCATGCCGGTGAAGATGTTCTGAACCGGATCGTGAAGGGAGGTTTTTCGCACCACAAACAGAGTCTTCGGGTGGTAGACGAGCTGGAAATGGCAGGGCGCGGGTTGAATCTGACCCTGGAGGTCCGAGACGGTATACTAAAGCATTCCAAGGGGAGAGGGCCAATTTTACGGGATCCCGGCGAGGGAGGGCCCATCACGCTTGAAGGGGAAGTTGTCCGGGTTGCGGATATCGTGGCTTACATCTGCCACGATCTGGAAGATGCGGAACGGGGGGGAGTGGTGAAACCGGGATCAATTCCTTCGATATGTGAAAAAGTGCTGGGAAGCACGAGTTCGGAGCGGATAGGATCCATGGTTCGAGATGTGGTAACCCGTACCCGGGAATCCGACGACGGGACCCTCCATATGAGCTCCTCGGTAACGGAGGCTATGTCGGACCTCCGGGATTTTCTGTATGAACGTGTCTACGAAGATCCGTGGGTGCGGAGCAGCTTCGTCCGAGCCTCGAAAGTGCTGGCGGAGCTGTACGAGTGTTTTCTCCGGGACGACGCTCTGTTTGAGAATGAAATTGGACAGGCCTCCCCCCGGGTTTCGAGAGAAAGGGCCGTATGTGACTTTATTGCGGGGATGACGGACCGGTACGCCCTGGATTTGTACGAAAGGATATTCTTGCCCAAGCCCTGGGGAGTGTTTTAG
- a CDS encoding valine--tRNA ligase — MNATDISKSYDFRNVELKWYRYWEENGLFRADETRDEKPYSIVIPPPNVTGSLHMGHALNNTLQDVLCRYKRLKGFNVLWMPGTDHAGIATQNVVEKELAREGKDRHELGREQFIERVWQWRSKYGGMIINQLKRLGASCDWSRERFTMDEGLSRAVRKVFVTLYREGLIYRGDYIINWCPRCRTALADLEVEHHEQEGHLYHIKYLFPGSTKGLVIATTRPETMLGDTAVAINPEDPRFKDLDREELVLPLMNRVLPIIRDSYVDVGFGTGVLKITPAHDANDFLIGEQHGLESIVIMDESGRMNENAGAYQGLDRFEARGKVVKDLEKLGLLEKIEPYQHNVGHCYRCRTMIEPILSKQWFVKVAPLARDASRAVREGKTSIIPKMWENTYFDWMDNIRDWCVSRQIWWGHRIPAWYCKNCPEIVVDMEEPETCPKCGGELVQETDVLDTWFSSALWPFSTMGWPDKTPELGIFYPTSVLITGFDILFFWVARMMMMGIHFMNDVHFRDVYIHALVRDAEGQKMSKSKGNVIDPLIVMDKYGTDAFRFTLAAFAAQGRDVLMSEDRVEGYRHFVNKVWNASRFALMNLEDMDLNVAVGDAERTLADRWILSRTGKVASQVARALEEYRFNDAAMDLYQFAWHEFCDWYLEEAKLVFYGKYRGESKAASQRTLYETLLALLKMLHPFMPFVTEEIWNLVPGTQNSIMTATYPEFEKWVDNGVEEEMALLMDVISSVRNIRGEMHIPPSKDVDLILYSTNSSDLEQLKELDTYIRDLCKVQQIQWRRDGDRPKKAASAVCRNVEVFVPLEGLIDFGYECKRLKKELDKIDKELGYARKKLVNEDFLSRAPKQVVAKEREKAEELEGRLKKLEANYQRIVAMAS, encoded by the coding sequence ATGAATGCCACGGACATTTCAAAATCTTACGATTTCAGGAACGTCGAGCTGAAATGGTACCGGTATTGGGAAGAAAACGGACTTTTCCGTGCCGACGAGACCAGGGACGAGAAGCCCTACTCCATAGTGATACCGCCACCGAATGTTACGGGTTCACTTCACATGGGCCATGCGCTCAACAATACCTTGCAGGACGTCCTCTGCAGATATAAACGGCTTAAGGGATTCAATGTACTATGGATGCCGGGTACGGATCACGCGGGGATTGCCACGCAAAACGTGGTCGAAAAGGAACTCGCTCGGGAGGGCAAGGACCGTCATGAACTGGGGAGGGAACAGTTCATCGAGAGGGTATGGCAATGGCGCTCGAAATACGGGGGCATGATCATCAACCAGCTCAAACGTCTGGGCGCGTCCTGTGACTGGAGCCGGGAGCGGTTTACCATGGACGAGGGCCTTTCGAGGGCAGTGAGAAAAGTCTTCGTGACCCTGTACCGGGAAGGGCTCATCTATCGTGGAGATTATATCATCAACTGGTGCCCGCGCTGCCGCACGGCTTTGGCGGACCTCGAGGTGGAACATCACGAGCAGGAAGGCCATCTCTATCACATCAAGTATCTGTTCCCGGGTTCAACAAAAGGACTTGTGATTGCGACAACGCGACCCGAGACCATGCTGGGGGACACGGCGGTGGCCATTAACCCCGAGGACCCAAGATTCAAGGATTTGGATCGGGAAGAACTGGTCCTTCCGTTGATGAACCGGGTGCTGCCTATTATCCGGGATAGTTACGTCGATGTCGGGTTCGGAACCGGTGTGCTGAAAATAACGCCCGCCCACGACGCGAACGACTTTCTTATCGGTGAACAGCACGGGCTCGAGTCCATCGTGATTATGGACGAGTCCGGGCGGATGAATGAAAACGCGGGCGCGTATCAGGGACTGGACCGGTTCGAGGCGAGGGGAAAAGTCGTCAAGGATCTGGAGAAGCTGGGTCTTCTCGAGAAGATCGAACCCTACCAACACAACGTAGGGCACTGCTACCGTTGCAGGACCATGATCGAACCGATCTTGTCCAAACAATGGTTCGTCAAGGTGGCCCCCCTGGCCCGCGACGCATCTAGGGCCGTAAGAGAGGGGAAAACGTCGATTATTCCTAAGATGTGGGAAAATACCTATTTTGACTGGATGGATAATATACGGGACTGGTGTGTGTCCCGCCAGATCTGGTGGGGACACCGCATACCTGCCTGGTACTGCAAGAATTGCCCTGAGATCGTGGTGGACATGGAAGAGCCCGAAACCTGTCCCAAATGCGGCGGGGAACTGGTTCAGGAGACGGACGTGCTGGACACCTGGTTCAGCTCCGCGCTCTGGCCTTTTTCCACCATGGGATGGCCGGATAAGACGCCTGAACTGGGCATCTTTTACCCGACCTCCGTCCTGATCACCGGATTCGACATCCTGTTCTTCTGGGTGGCCCGCATGATGATGATGGGCATTCACTTTATGAACGACGTCCATTTTCGGGACGTTTACATCCATGCCCTGGTGCGCGACGCCGAGGGGCAAAAGATGAGCAAGTCCAAAGGCAATGTCATCGACCCGCTGATCGTTATGGACAAATACGGCACGGACGCCTTCCGGTTTACCCTGGCCGCGTTCGCAGCCCAGGGTCGGGACGTGCTGATGAGCGAAGATCGAGTTGAAGGATATCGCCATTTTGTCAACAAGGTATGGAATGCTTCGAGGTTCGCCCTCATGAATCTCGAGGACATGGATTTGAACGTTGCCGTAGGGGACGCCGAGAGGACCCTTGCGGACCGATGGATTCTGAGCCGTACCGGAAAGGTGGCTTCCCAGGTCGCTCGGGCATTGGAGGAATATCGGTTCAATGACGCGGCTATGGATCTGTATCAGTTCGCATGGCACGAGTTCTGTGATTGGTACCTCGAGGAGGCGAAGCTGGTTTTCTACGGCAAGTATCGTGGGGAGAGCAAGGCCGCTAGTCAGCGGACGCTGTATGAAACGCTTCTCGCCCTGTTGAAAATGCTGCACCCCTTCATGCCCTTCGTAACGGAAGAGATCTGGAATCTCGTACCGGGCACGCAAAACAGCATCATGACGGCCACATACCCGGAATTCGAAAAATGGGTCGACAATGGGGTCGAGGAAGAAATGGCCCTGCTGATGGATGTGATTTCTTCTGTTCGCAACATCCGGGGCGAGATGCACATTCCGCCTTCCAAGGATGTGGATCTGATTCTCTACTCCACGAACTCGAGCGACCTCGAGCAACTGAAGGAACTGGATACCTACATACGAGACCTGTGCAAAGTGCAACAAATCCAATGGCGGCGGGACGGCGATCGTCCAAAGAAGGCAGCTTCCGCCGTTTGCCGGAATGTCGAGGTCTTCGTTCCCCTCGAAGGCCTGATTGACTTCGGATACGAATGCAAGCGCTTGAAAAAAGAGTTGGACAAGATCGACAAGGAATTGGGCTACGCCAGGAAGAAACTGGTGAACGAAGACTTCCTGAGCCGCGCGCCCAAGCAAGTGGTAGCCAAGGAGCGGGAAAAGGCGGAGGAGTTGGAAGGGCGGCTGAAAAAGCTGGAGGCCAACTACCAACGTATCGTAGCCATGGCGTCCTGA
- a CDS encoding DUF4392 domain-containing protein codes for MTVEEIVLSLGNRGMDRLAERLGPCFIRDAARAIVHLERGNVIVTTGFCVDGSPETDGPPGAFFVYKALEELSFRPFLAVDEIVSPLFESEVPEDRLIRFSTEDGLGFDRARAILDRTDPVLLISVERCGRNRNGVYLNVRGEDIGDRTAPIDALFLLNHSRLTTVAVGDGGNEIGMGNLVRELRQSALIEQPSVVPADHLIVSGVSNWGAYGLLAYLQIFARLDLLPSPERIESYIRTIVRRGAVDGISGIPEASVDGFPLEIEKDVARRLKEAVGRIPSPP; via the coding sequence ATGACCGTTGAAGAGATCGTCCTTTCCTTGGGAAATCGAGGAATGGACCGTTTGGCGGAGCGGCTGGGACCGTGTTTTATTCGTGACGCCGCCCGAGCCATAGTCCACCTTGAGAGGGGAAACGTCATCGTCACGACGGGCTTCTGCGTGGATGGATCGCCCGAGACGGACGGTCCACCGGGGGCTTTTTTCGTATATAAGGCCCTGGAAGAATTGTCTTTTCGGCCTTTCCTGGCAGTGGATGAGATCGTATCGCCGCTGTTCGAATCCGAGGTTCCGGAAGATCGTCTGATCCGGTTTTCCACGGAGGATGGTCTCGGGTTTGACCGGGCCCGGGCGATACTGGATCGGACGGATCCGGTACTCCTGATATCTGTGGAACGATGCGGGCGCAACCGAAACGGGGTATACTTAAATGTTCGAGGCGAGGACATCGGTGACCGGACCGCGCCCATCGACGCCTTGTTCCTTCTGAATCATTCCCGGCTCACGACGGTGGCGGTGGGAGACGGCGGCAATGAAATCGGCATGGGAAACCTGGTCCGGGAGCTGCGGCAGTCGGCGCTTATCGAGCAGCCCTCCGTAGTCCCGGCCGATCATCTCATTGTCTCGGGAGTATCGAACTGGGGGGCGTATGGGCTGCTGGCCTATCTCCAGATCTTCGCACGCCTTGACCTGCTGCCTTCACCGGAGCGGATCGAGAGTTACATCCGGACCATAGTCAGACGCGGCGCGGTGGATGGGATCAGCGGAATTCCGGAGGCTTCCGTGGACGGTTTTCCCCTGGAAATCGAGAAAGACGTGGCGCGGCGGCTGAAAGAGGCCGTGGGTCGCATCCCCTCGCCTCCATAG
- the murD gene encoding UDP-N-acetylmuramoyl-L-alanine--D-glutamate ligase, which translates to MDALNQIRRLLEGKRLLILGLGKEGGSSYRLLRRLFPGRRLGVADKDPDNPAIPRLREDPDADLYVGPDYLSSLENYDLLLKTPGIPYSTPGLARHLHKITSQTDLFLKACPGTVVGITGTKGKSTCSTLIHALLSSYHPDVHLIGNIGIPALDILEKLGPRSLVVFELSSHQLANVTAGPDISVLLNLYVEHMDYYGNMDAYTQAKSNIVRNASSNKRLIYNGSFEPFVHIAQNTKAISIAYAPEDIEARPCWVEDGRIYFEEGEEIEEVIPVADLPLPGTFNLNNVIPAIIVAKLLGVPTPDIRTALRRFKPLEHRLQRVGLFRGIEFYNDSISTIPECAVAALEHFDGRVGSLIAGGHDRGGVDYHPLAGCIVRRRPDALILFPETGKAILQAYRSENTDSQDEIPSFFAENMEQAVRIAFEKTPRGKACLLSPASPSFGLFKNYEDRGASFRAWAVKIADELNGREAEHVDSGPLPEGRGGSD; encoded by the coding sequence AAAGGAAGGCGGCAGCAGTTACCGGCTGTTGCGTCGCCTCTTTCCGGGCAGACGCCTGGGAGTCGCGGACAAGGACCCCGACAACCCGGCCATCCCCCGGCTGCGGGAAGATCCTGACGCGGATTTGTATGTGGGACCCGATTACCTGAGTTCGCTGGAGAACTACGATCTCCTCCTGAAAACACCGGGAATTCCCTATTCAACACCCGGCTTGGCCCGTCATCTGCACAAAATCACGTCGCAAACGGATCTCTTTCTCAAGGCGTGTCCCGGAACCGTGGTGGGCATTACGGGCACCAAGGGGAAAAGCACGTGCTCGACGCTCATTCACGCGTTGCTGTCTTCCTATCATCCCGACGTGCATCTCATCGGCAACATTGGAATCCCCGCGCTGGACATACTCGAAAAACTCGGCCCTCGATCCCTGGTGGTCTTTGAGCTTTCCAGTCACCAACTGGCGAATGTGACCGCCGGACCGGACATCTCCGTACTGTTGAACCTCTATGTGGAACACATGGACTACTATGGAAACATGGACGCCTACACCCAGGCCAAGTCCAACATCGTCCGGAACGCCTCCTCGAATAAGCGCCTCATCTACAACGGTTCGTTCGAACCGTTCGTGCACATCGCGCAAAACACAAAAGCCATATCCATCGCCTACGCACCGGAGGATATAGAGGCCCGGCCCTGCTGGGTGGAGGATGGCCGCATTTATTTCGAGGAGGGGGAAGAGATCGAGGAAGTCATTCCCGTGGCGGACCTCCCTCTGCCGGGAACGTTCAATCTGAACAATGTGATCCCCGCCATCATCGTAGCCAAACTTCTGGGCGTCCCCACTCCGGACATACGAACGGCGCTGAGGCGTTTTAAGCCGCTGGAACACCGTCTCCAACGGGTGGGACTGTTCAGGGGCATCGAATTCTATAACGATTCGATCTCCACCATCCCCGAGTGCGCCGTAGCCGCTCTGGAACATTTCGACGGGCGAGTCGGCAGCCTGATCGCCGGAGGCCACGACCGCGGCGGCGTCGATTACCATCCGCTGGCCGGATGCATCGTCCGGCGCCGGCCGGACGCCCTGATTCTATTCCCCGAAACGGGCAAAGCTATTCTTCAGGCCTATCGGTCTGAAAACACCGATTCCCAGGACGAGATACCGTCCTTTTTTGCAGAAAATATGGAACAGGCGGTACGCATCGCCTTCGAGAAGACGCCCAGGGGAAAAGCGTGTCTCCTCTCACCGGCGTCTCCCAGCTTCGGCTTGTTCAAAAACTACGAGGACAGGGGAGCTTCCTTCCGGGCTTGGGCCGTTAAGATCGCCGACGAACTGAACGGGCGAGAGGCCGAACATGTTGACTCCGGCCCTCTTCCAGAGGGACGGGGCGGGTCGGACTAA